The following coding sequences are from one Streptococcus mitis window:
- a CDS encoding dihydrolipoamide acetyltransferase gives MADDKLRATPAARKLADDLGINLYDVSGSGANGRVHKEDVETYKDTNVVRISPLAKRIALEHNIAWQEIQGTGHRGKIMKKDVLTLLPENIENDTIKSPAQIEKVEEVPDNVTPYGEIERIPMTPMRKVIAQRMVESYLTAPTFTLNYEVDMTEMLALRKKVLEPIMEATGKKTTVTDLLSLAVVKTLMKHPYINASLTEDGKTIITHNYVNLAMAVGMDNGLMTPVVYNAEKMSLSELVVAFKDVIGRTLDGKLAPSELQNSTFTISNLGMFGVQSFGPIINQPNSAILGVSSTIEKPVVVNGEIVIRPIMSLGLTIDHRVVDGMAGAKFMKDLKELIENPISMLI, from the coding sequence ATGGCTGATGACAAGCTAAGAGCGACTCCTGCGGCTAGAAAGTTAGCGGATGATCTAGGGATCAACCTCTACGACGTTTCTGGCTCAGGTGCAAACGGTCGTGTCCACAAAGAAGACGTGGAAACTTATAAAGACACAAATGTGGTTCGCATTTCGCCACTTGCAAAACGAATTGCCCTCGAACATAACATTGCTTGGCAGGAGATTCAAGGAACCGGTCATCGTGGTAAAATCATGAAGAAGGATGTTTTGACCTTGCTTCCTGAAAATATCGAAAACGATACCATCAAGTCTCCTGCTCAGATTGAAAAAGTGGAAGAAGTTCCTGATAATGTAACACCATACGGTGAAATTGAACGTATTCCAATGACACCAATGCGTAAGGTTATTGCTCAACGTATGGTTGAGTCTTACCTAACTGCGCCAACCTTCACGCTCAACTATGAAGTTGATATGACTGAAATGTTGGCTCTTCGTAAGAAGGTTCTTGAGCCAATCATGGAAGCAACTGGTAAAAAAACTACTGTAACAGACCTTCTTTCACTTGCAGTTGTTAAGACACTTATGAAACACCCTTATATCAACGCTTCATTGACAGAAGATGGCAAGACCATTATCACTCACAACTATGTCAATCTTGCCATGGCAGTTGGGATGGATAATGGATTGATGACACCTGTTGTTTACAATGCTGAGAAGATGAGCTTGTCAGAGTTGGTTGTTGCCTTCAAGGATGTTATTGGCCGTACCTTGGATGGTAAATTGGCTCCAAGTGAACTGCAAAATTCAACCTTCACAATCAGTAATTTGGGAATGTTTGGTGTTCAGTCCTTTGGTCCTATCATTAACCAACCAAACTCAGCTATCCTTGGTGTGAGTTCGACAATCGAGAAGCCAGTTGTAGTCAATGGTGAAATTGTGATTCGCCCAATCATGAGCCTTGGTTTAACAATTGACCACCGTGTCGTAGATGGTATGGCTGGTGCTAAGTTTATGAAAGACTTGAAAGAATTGATTGAAAATCCAATCTCAATGTTGATTTAA
- the lpdA gene encoding dihydrolipoyl dehydrogenase has protein sequence MALEVIMPKAGVDMTEGQIVQWNKKVGEFVKEGEILLEIMTDKVSMELEAEEDGYLIAILKGDGETVPVTEVIGYLGEEGENIPTAGAAAPEASPVPTASASNDDGKSDDAFDIVVIGGGPAGYVAAIKAAQLGGKVALVEKSELGGTCLNRGCIPTKTYLHNAEIIENIGHAANRGIVIENPNFTVDMDKLLETKSKVVNTLVGGVAGLLRSYGVTVHKGIGTITKDKNVLVNGSELLETKKIILAGGSKVSKINIPGMESPLVMTSDDILEMNEVPESLVIIGGGVVGIELGQAFMTFGSKVTVIEMMDRIVPAMDSEVSKNLRLILERKGMTILTGTKLQEIIEENGQLRIKVEGKDDIIANKALLSIGRVPDLEGIGEVEFELDRGRIKVNEYMETSVPGIYAPGDINGTKMLAHAAFRMGEVAAENALKGNHAVAKLNLTPAAIYTLPEVAAVGLTEEQAREKYDVAIGKFNFAANGRAIASDAAQGFVKVIADKKYGEILGVHIIGPAAAELINEASSIIEMEITVEEMLKTIHGHPTYSEVMYEAFADVLGMAIHSPKKK, from the coding sequence ATGGCCTTAGAAGTAATTATGCCAAAAGCCGGCGTGGATATGACAGAAGGACAAATCGTCCAATGGAATAAAAAAGTCGGAGAATTTGTAAAAGAAGGAGAAATCCTTTTGGAAATCATGACTGATAAAGTCAGCATGGAATTGGAAGCCGAAGAAGATGGGTACTTGATTGCTATCCTCAAAGGGGACGGTGAAACAGTCCCTGTAACGGAAGTTATCGGTTACCTTGGCGAAGAAGGGGAAAATATCCCAACAGCTGGAGCAGCAGCGCCAGAAGCTAGCCCTGTACCTACAGCAAGTGCTTCAAACGATGATGGTAAGAGCGATGATGCTTTTGATATCGTTGTGATTGGTGGAGGTCCTGCTGGTTATGTTGCAGCCATTAAAGCTGCCCAACTCGGTGGGAAGGTTGCCCTTGTTGAGAAATCTGAACTCGGTGGAACCTGCTTGAACCGTGGATGTATCCCAACTAAAACCTACCTACATAACGCTGAAATTATTGAAAATATCGGTCATGCTGCAAATCGTGGTATTGTGATTGAAAATCCTAACTTCACTGTTGATATGGACAAACTCCTTGAAACCAAGTCTAAGGTAGTCAATACTTTGGTTGGTGGAGTTGCTGGTCTTCTTCGTAGCTACGGAGTTACTGTTCATAAAGGAATTGGTACCATTACTAAAGACAAGAACGTCTTGGTAAATGGCTCTGAATTACTTGAAACCAAGAAAATCATCCTTGCTGGTGGTTCAAAAGTCAGCAAGATCAACATCCCTGGTATGGAATCTCCACTTGTCATGACCAGCGACGACATCCTTGAAATGAACGAAGTACCAGAAAGTCTTGTTATCATCGGTGGTGGTGTTGTCGGTATCGAGCTCGGTCAGGCCTTCATGACATTTGGTTCAAAAGTGACTGTTATCGAAATGATGGATCGTATCGTGCCAGCTATGGATTCAGAAGTTTCTAAGAACCTTCGCTTGATCCTTGAACGTAAAGGAATGACCATCTTGACTGGTACTAAACTGCAAGAAATCATCGAAGAAAATGGTCAACTTCGTATTAAAGTTGAAGGAAAAGACGATATCATTGCAAATAAAGCTCTTCTTTCAATCGGTCGTGTGCCAGACCTTGAAGGTATTGGAGAGGTTGAGTTTGAATTGGATCGTGGTCGTATCAAGGTCAACGAATACATGGAAACTTCTGTTCCAGGTATCTACGCACCAGGTGATATTAATGGTACTAAGATGTTGGCTCACGCAGCTTTCCGTATGGGTGAAGTTGCCGCTGAAAATGCCCTTAAAGGAAATCATGCTGTTGCCAAATTGAATTTGACTCCTGCAGCTATCTACACTCTTCCTGAAGTAGCAGCAGTAGGTTTGACAGAAGAACAAGCCCGTGAGAAATACGATGTAGCTATTGGTAAGTTCAACTTTGCTGCTAACGGTCGTGCCATTGCTTCTGATGCTGCTCAAGGTTTCGTAAAAGTCATTGCAGATAAGAAATACGGGGAAATCCTTGGCGTTCATATCATCGGTCCTGCAGCTGCAGAATTGATCAATGAAGCGTCTAGCATTATCGAAATGGAAATTACTGTTGAAGAAATGCTGAAGACTATCCACGGACACCCAACCTACTCTGAAGTGATGTACGAAGCATTTGCGGATGTTTTAGGAATGGCCATCCACTCACCTAAGAAAAAATAA